The DNA sequence AAATCATGGCCCCGGGACAGGCGGAGGAGCTACTACAATACCAGCTATTACTTTAAAAAGCGGTACCTTTTCACTCGGTTTGAGAACAGAATTGACTGAGTTCGAGTCTATCTCTGATTCAGAATTTGTTAATAAAGCAGAAAAAGCAGGCACTCACTTTGATGCTGTTGACAGAACATTCCTGCATACCGTTGACATCGGATATGGAGTAACAGATAATTTTACCATTGGGATGAGCATCGGCTGGTTTGAGACGAATAACTTCCGCGAGGCCGGGTTTGGGCATGGTAATGAGCATGGTGATTTTGTTGCCACGCATGAGGATGGTGGCCATGGTGATGAGGTTGAGGTATTACGGGCAGATCCGGATGGGATTACCGACCTCTGGCTTTTCAGTAAGTATCGCTTTTTTCGGGGACCGCAGGGACATTACGCCGTTTTAGGAGGAGTTAAATTTCCTACAGGGGTGGACGATAGAAAAAACTCTGCGGGTGAAAAGGTAGAACCTGTGGAGCAGCCGGGAAGCGGTTCTTATGATTTTTTAACGGGTTTGGCATATTCACGCTGGCTTACAGAAAATTGGACCCTGGATACCAATATTCAATACATCCTCCGAACTGAGGGTTCGAGGGATTTCGAAATTGGCGACCGTATGGATTGGAACCTTGCAACGGCGTATCAGGTAATTCCCAGAAATAAATACCCAAATGTTGCGCCTGTTGGAGAGATTAATGTGAGGTATCTGTTTCGGGATGAAGAAGATGGAAAGAAAGAACGAAATAGTGGTGGAACTACCGTTTTTCTCTCTCCCGGAATACGCATAGGGATTACCCCTCGTTGCGGGATAGGAGCCTCGATCTCTTTTCCTGTTTTTCAAAATTTACTCGGAGAGCAGCAGGAGACAGATTTTAAGGTTGCTGCCGGTATTGGTTATAGTTTTTAAATAAAGGAGTTATCTATGGTAGCGAAATATTCTTTCATTGCAGGTATCATCCTGTGTACAGGTATTGGCTGCACAATCACAACTACTTCATCTCAAAAAGGCCAGCCAAAGGTTATCGATCCTGTTTGTGCGTATTTTTCTGATATGGGCTGCGTCAATATTGCTGTAGATGAAAATACACCAAAATCAACCTATGAAGGGGAAACCTATTATTTTTGTAGTAAAGAGTGTAAGGTAGATTTTGATAAGAACCCATCAAAATACCTCAAGGCTGTTACCCTCCCTCAAGGGGCTATAGATCCTGTATGCCGCATGGAAATCGGAAAACTGAGAAGGTTTGTTACCTGTATATATCAGGATAAGGTGTATTACTTTTGCTCCGATCATTGCAGGAT is a window from the Candidatus Jettenia sp. genome containing:
- a CDS encoding transporter, which translates into the protein MRIANLRVGYVFSLFMLFLLLLVKYVEANHGPGTGGGATTIPAITLKSGTFSLGLRTELTEFESISDSEFVNKAEKAGTHFDAVDRTFLHTVDIGYGVTDNFTIGMSIGWFETNNFREAGFGHGNEHGDFVATHEDGGHGDEVEVLRADPDGITDLWLFSKYRFFRGPQGHYAVLGGVKFPTGVDDRKNSAGEKVEPVEQPGSGSYDFLTGLAYSRWLTENWTLDTNIQYILRTEGSRDFEIGDRMDWNLATAYQVIPRNKYPNVAPVGEINVRYLFRDEEDGKKERNSGGTTVFLSPGIRIGITPRCGIGASISFPVFQNLLGEQQETDFKVAAGIGYSF
- a CDS encoding YHS domain-containing protein codes for the protein MVAKYSFIAGIILCTGIGCTITTTSSQKGQPKVIDPVCAYFSDMGCVNIAVDENTPKSTYEGETYYFCSKECKVDFDKNPSKYLKAVTLPQGAIDPVCRMEIGKLRRFVTCIYQDKVYYFCSDHCRIKYMANPDNYSGKE